The Micromonospora sp. Llam0 genome contains a region encoding:
- a CDS encoding WXG100 family type VII secretion target, which produces MSQTQAELAVMQRAASRFDQVDEELDAMLRGLLQRLEVLQHAWRGAGGRSFEQVTAGWAREQAALHRALRETAGAIRTAGTQYQATDVAAADRVTRAGRRIELPL; this is translated from the coding sequence GTGTCGCAGACGCAAGCCGAGTTGGCGGTCATGCAGCGGGCAGCCAGCCGTTTCGACCAGGTCGACGAGGAGCTCGATGCGATGCTGCGCGGTCTGCTGCAGCGGTTGGAGGTGCTTCAGCACGCCTGGCGTGGTGCCGGTGGCCGATCCTTCGAGCAGGTCACAGCCGGGTGGGCCAGGGAGCAGGCGGCGTTGCACCGGGCGTTGCGCGAGACGGCCGGAGCGATCCGTACCGCGGGGACGCAGTACCAGGCGACGGACGTCGCGGCGGCGGACCGGGTGACCCGGGCGGGGCGACGGATCGAGCTGCCGCTCTGA